A region of Streptomyces halobius DNA encodes the following proteins:
- a CDS encoding tetratricopeptide repeat protein codes for MGLMGDKARLLETDRFVHAPDDGRESELPMDAMEAAEASDAVTETGHRRAAEAGDTAAMSALGALLLRRGDLDGAEPYLRSATAAGDRAAANNLGVLLHQRGYPDEAAGWWRIAAVAGSAAAAHALGRHYRERGDEPAAEYWLRQSAESGHCLGAYALADLLEHRGDTGAARWFRAAAERGHREAAYRLARLIEDGREADRRAVPAYGELTQEAEAEQWYRQAAARGHRRAALQLGTLLEERGDAQEAGRWYLSAAKDGEARAACALGFLLRDAGDEESAAEWWRRAAQDGDGNAANALGALHADRGELQTAERWYRVALDAGDVNGAYNIGLLCAEQGRAGRGEQWYRRAAYAGHREAANALAILLLQRGDASGAEPWFSKAAEAGSVDAAFNLGILFAGRGEARMAHAWYERAAAAGHTDAALQVAIVQLREGKERAAERNLRCAADGGSPEAAFRLADLLDRRSAEAGDAGLPGGARAPDDESTEWYERAARQGHRRAQVRVGMFAAARGDVVEAARWYRAAAEAGSRNGAFNLGLLLAREGSLPEAALWWQRAAEGGHGRAALRLALLTARHGALTEAQGWCARAVELGPPEVAERAARLRTALQEELSA; via the coding sequence ATGGGTCTTATGGGGGACAAGGCAAGGTTGTTGGAGACGGACCGGTTTGTGCATGCGCCCGACGACGGGCGCGAATCCGAGCTGCCGATGGACGCGATGGAGGCCGCCGAGGCGTCCGACGCGGTGACCGAGACCGGCCACCGCCGGGCCGCCGAGGCGGGCGACACCGCCGCCATGAGCGCACTCGGCGCGCTGCTGCTGCGCCGCGGCGACCTCGACGGTGCCGAGCCGTATCTGCGTTCCGCCACCGCCGCCGGTGACCGCGCCGCCGCCAACAACCTCGGCGTCCTGCTGCATCAGCGGGGTTACCCGGACGAGGCGGCCGGGTGGTGGCGTATCGCGGCCGTCGCCGGTTCCGCCGCCGCCGCACATGCCCTGGGCCGTCACTACCGCGAGCGCGGCGACGAGCCCGCCGCCGAGTACTGGCTGCGCCAGTCCGCCGAATCCGGCCACTGCCTGGGCGCCTATGCCCTCGCCGATCTGCTGGAACACCGCGGCGATACCGGTGCCGCACGCTGGTTCCGGGCCGCCGCCGAGCGCGGCCACCGGGAGGCCGCGTACCGCCTGGCCCGGCTCATCGAGGACGGCCGCGAGGCGGACCGACGGGCGGTTCCGGCCTACGGGGAGCTGACCCAGGAGGCGGAGGCCGAGCAGTGGTACCGCCAGGCCGCCGCGCGCGGACACCGGCGCGCCGCACTGCAGTTGGGCACGCTCCTGGAGGAGCGGGGCGATGCCCAGGAGGCGGGCCGCTGGTACCTCTCCGCCGCCAAGGACGGTGAGGCGCGCGCCGCTTGCGCGCTGGGCTTCCTGCTGCGCGATGCCGGGGACGAGGAGAGCGCGGCGGAGTGGTGGCGCCGTGCCGCCCAGGACGGCGACGGCAACGCCGCCAACGCGCTGGGCGCACTCCACGCCGACCGCGGCGAACTGCAGACCGCGGAGCGCTGGTACCGCGTCGCGCTGGACGCCGGGGACGTCAACGGCGCCTACAACATCGGACTGCTCTGCGCCGAGCAGGGCCGGGCCGGGCGCGGCGAGCAGTGGTACCGCCGCGCCGCCTACGCCGGGCACCGTGAGGCGGCCAACGCGCTCGCCATCCTGTTGCTGCAGCGCGGCGACGCCTCGGGCGCCGAGCCGTGGTTCTCCAAGGCCGCCGAGGCGGGCAGTGTGGACGCCGCGTTCAACCTCGGCATCCTGTTCGCGGGACGCGGCGAGGCGCGGATGGCGCACGCCTGGTACGAGCGGGCGGCCGCGGCCGGGCACACGGACGCGGCACTGCAGGTAGCCATCGTGCAGCTGCGGGAGGGCAAGGAGCGGGCCGCGGAGCGCAATCTGCGCTGTGCGGCCGACGGCGGCAGCCCGGAGGCGGCCTTCCGGCTCGCCGACCTCCTGGACCGCAGGTCCGCGGAGGCCGGCGACGCCGGGCTGCCGGGCGGCGCGCGGGCACCGGACGACGAGAGCACGGAGTGGTACGAGCGGGCCGCCCGGCAGGGGCACCGTCGTGCCCAGGTCCGGGTTGGCATGTTCGCGGCGGCTCGGGGTGATGTCGTCGAGGCCGCGCGGTGGTACCGCGCGGCGGCCGAGGCCGGCAGCCGTAACGGTGCCTTCAACCTCGGGCTGCTGCTGGCCCGCGAGGGCAGCCTTCCGGAGGCCGCGCTGTGGTGGCAGCGGGCGGCCGAGGGCGGGCACGGCCGAGCGGCCCTGCGGCTGGCGCTGCTCACCGCCCGGCACGGCGCGCTCACCGAGGCGCAGGGCTGGTGCGCGCGGGCCGTGGAGCTCGGGCCGCCGGAGGTCGCCGAGCGGGCGGCACGGCTGCGTACGGCACTCCAGGAGGAGCTGAGCGCGTAG
- a CDS encoding Fur family transcriptional regulator gives MSDLLERLRGRGWRLTAQRRVVAEVLDGDHVHYTADEVHARAAERLPEISRATVYNTLGELVSLGEVIEVSTDGRAKRYDPNAHHDHQHLVCSRCGTIRDVHLQGDPLSALPEPERYGFQVSEVTVTYRGICPTCSADS, from the coding sequence ATGAGTGACCTGCTTGAACGGCTCCGGGGACGCGGCTGGCGGCTGACCGCACAGCGACGCGTCGTCGCCGAGGTCCTCGACGGGGACCACGTCCACTACACCGCCGACGAAGTGCACGCGCGGGCCGCCGAGCGGCTCCCCGAGATCTCCCGCGCCACCGTCTACAACACCCTCGGCGAGCTGGTCTCGCTCGGTGAGGTCATCGAGGTGAGCACGGACGGCCGGGCGAAGCGCTACGACCCGAACGCCCACCACGACCACCAGCACCTGGTCTGCTCGCGGTGCGGCACGATCCGCGATGTCCACCTGCAGGGTGACCCGCTCTCCGCGCTGCCCGAGCCGGAACGTTACGGCTTCCAGGTCTCCGAGGTCACCGTCACCTACCGGGGCATCTGCCCCACGTGCAGCGCCGACTCCTGA